The following proteins are co-located in the Spirosoma montaniterrae genome:
- a CDS encoding SusD/RagB family nutrient-binding outer membrane lipoprotein, with amino-acid sequence MKTLLKYTLALSLLLASLTGCDEGFTELNVNRVNPTSLASPLVLNRAVIATTYLDGFSTLGMLTYNFGIVQQIITPYGSSLSGANYDQVNNANTAVVWNNFYRNVLKQLVAVIDQSKSDPLQVNTYNAARIWKAYVFMILTDTYGDIPYFEAGQGYTNEIISPKYDAQQAIYKDILKELEEATAALTIAQAPITTDILYGGNVTNWKKLGYSFMLRAAMRHSKVDPATAQSYVAKAVAGGVFQSNADNSIIRHTAVWNNQVGNHLAARERTNFYLAEPFVNYLKTNNDPRLPIFAVRHVGARGGQEQTAARASSAPNVQIGMPMGFNDVTITQVLGQYGVASLWDFSQPNLTTVLRLDSPGFHITYAQTQLLLAEAAVRGWVSGSAADYYTRGVRAHLEQMAQYGPTSAIPEASIKAYLDSQAFTASRALEQINTQYWVASFLDGNEAWANFRRSGFPALKKNPYPGSEVRGDFIRRLIYPDGEIVVNSGNLNEAIKRQGPNTLDTRVWWDK; translated from the coding sequence ATGAAAACGCTACTCAAATACACCCTCGCCCTGTCGCTCCTGCTGGCTTCGCTGACCGGCTGCGATGAGGGCTTTACCGAACTGAACGTCAATCGGGTAAACCCTACGTCGCTGGCGTCGCCGTTGGTGCTGAACCGCGCCGTTATTGCCACGACCTATCTCGATGGTTTCTCGACGCTGGGGATGCTGACCTACAACTTCGGCATTGTCCAGCAGATTATTACGCCCTACGGTAGTTCGCTCTCCGGGGCCAACTACGACCAGGTGAACAACGCCAACACGGCGGTGGTCTGGAACAATTTCTACCGCAACGTGCTGAAGCAGTTGGTGGCCGTAATTGACCAGAGCAAAAGCGACCCGTTGCAGGTGAATACCTACAACGCAGCCCGCATCTGGAAGGCGTATGTCTTCATGATTTTGACCGATACCTACGGCGATATTCCGTATTTCGAGGCTGGGCAGGGCTATACCAACGAAATCATTTCGCCCAAATACGACGCGCAGCAGGCTATCTACAAAGACATCCTGAAAGAACTGGAAGAAGCCACAGCCGCACTTACCATCGCGCAGGCTCCTATCACAACCGACATTCTGTACGGGGGCAATGTAACGAACTGGAAAAAACTCGGCTACTCGTTCATGCTGCGGGCGGCCATGCGCCACTCGAAAGTTGATCCCGCTACGGCGCAGTCTTACGTAGCGAAGGCCGTTGCAGGCGGGGTGTTTCAGTCAAATGCCGACAACTCGATTATTCGCCATACGGCGGTCTGGAACAATCAGGTTGGCAACCACTTAGCCGCCCGTGAGCGTACCAATTTCTACCTTGCCGAACCCTTTGTGAACTACCTGAAAACCAACAACGACCCGCGCCTGCCCATTTTTGCGGTGCGACACGTTGGCGCGCGGGGCGGGCAGGAGCAAACAGCCGCACGGGCGTCGTCGGCCCCAAACGTGCAGATTGGTATGCCGATGGGTTTCAACGACGTCACCATCACGCAGGTGCTGGGGCAATACGGCGTAGCCAGCCTGTGGGATTTCTCGCAGCCCAACCTGACCACCGTGCTGCGGCTCGACTCGCCCGGTTTTCACATTACGTATGCCCAAACGCAACTGTTGCTGGCCGAAGCTGCCGTGCGCGGCTGGGTGTCGGGGTCGGCGGCTGATTATTACACGCGGGGTGTTCGGGCGCATTTAGAGCAAATGGCGCAGTATGGGCCGACCTCGGCGATTCCCGAAGCCAGTATCAAAGCGTATCTCGATAGTCAGGCGTTCACCGCCAGCCGGGCACTGGAGCAGATTAACACGCAGTACTGGGTGGCGAGCTTCTTGGATGGCAACGAAGCCTGGGCCAATTTCCGGCGCAGCGGTTTCCCGGCTCTCAAAAAGAACCCCTATCCCGGTTCCGAGGTGCGGGGCGATTTCATCCGTCGACTCATCTACCCCGATGGCGAAATCGTGGTTAACTCCGGCAACCTGAACGAAGCCATCAAACGACAAGGTCCGAATACGCTGGACACGCGGGTGTGGTGGGATAAGTAG
- a CDS encoding SusC/RagA family TonB-linked outer membrane protein has protein sequence MKRMLRLLLLLVLWQEIALAQGDRVTGKITATNGEPIPGANVLVRGTSQGTTSDASGNFSLNAGPNATLVVSYIGYVSQTVDVKNRSVINIELVGDAQSLNEVVVTALGIRRETKTLGYATATVNSDQISVNRTPNFMNGLQGKMAGVNIIPMSSGPAGTSKIRIRGQSSFAGQNNPLIVVNGVPIDNSNFALGGDFGTRASNSSDGGDGLSSINPDDIEEMTVLKGATAAALYGSRAKDGVVMITTKSRGSGKGFGVTYNTNFTADTPLDFTDFQYEYGQGEGGKRPTTPNPTSGVWSFGEKFQPGMTQILFDNETWPYEPVRNRVRKFYRTGTNFTNTVTVSNSGQNGGFSLSFGNTDSKGIMPNNTFNRKVINLGFTQNISPKLTALGNINYSKEDNVNPPQLNTQDLTVQTVIFTLANSMPFEALQQNQTLPNGDEFVFSRFLVRNNPYYSMNNKFENVKRDRIFGNLALKYQFTPWLYVQGRLAQDSYIRNQDYNIPNGYAPIPRAPTGFVNGSYTQDVRQNIERNLDLIIGANKTFGSIGVDLTLGGNARYARNDYNSVTVQDFVQPGLYTVMNGRIKDPLYALAEKKINSLFGAATLSYKEFLFFNATARNDWFSTLAPDNRSILYPSVGTSFVFSQAFDNLPTWLSFGKLRATYAQVGSDNVDPYSNALYFSVDNNQFPNPSGQLVPVGGINTGQVPNRNLRPLRIQESEVGLELKLFQNKVGFDFTYYYKLTDDQILAAQISDASSYTSKLINVGRSMNQGIEMLLTFSPVNTRSFQWNVSANVAYNTSKVLRLGLSPNDTVITVSGGGGRVLNQVVGKPIGQLYTFTYLRDAQGRQVFDRNSGLPIRNNVLQNVGSALPLYFGGITNTFSFKGITLSTLIDFKLGHKMIAGRNINYVRHGLSKRTLPGRDVGYVIGNGVNPNGEVNKTQVAVQPFYESINPLGINEDFVNNAGFWKLRQISLGYDFTKLLPERFFIKGLRLNAVANNVLVIKKWTENMDPEEVLVSSDNAVGLDFWPGLPPVRSVGFNLNARF, from the coding sequence ATGAAACGAATGCTACGCTTACTCCTGCTGCTTGTGCTGTGGCAGGAGATCGCTCTGGCGCAGGGCGACCGGGTAACGGGTAAGATTACAGCCACGAACGGAGAGCCGATTCCGGGCGCGAACGTGCTGGTGCGCGGTACGTCGCAGGGAACAACGTCGGATGCGAGTGGTAATTTTTCGCTTAACGCTGGCCCCAACGCCACGCTGGTGGTGTCGTATATCGGTTATGTCAGCCAAACCGTCGATGTGAAAAACCGCAGCGTCATCAACATTGAATTGGTTGGCGACGCGCAAAGCCTGAACGAAGTAGTGGTAACGGCCCTCGGTATCCGGCGCGAAACCAAGACGCTCGGCTACGCAACCGCCACGGTCAACTCTGATCAGATTTCGGTGAACCGCACGCCCAATTTCATGAATGGCTTGCAAGGCAAAATGGCGGGCGTGAACATCATTCCGATGAGTAGCGGCCCCGCTGGTACGTCTAAAATCCGAATCCGGGGGCAGTCGTCGTTTGCGGGGCAGAATAACCCGCTCATTGTGGTCAATGGCGTACCCATCGACAACTCGAATTTTGCCCTGGGGGGCGATTTCGGTACACGGGCGTCGAACAGTTCGGATGGGGGCGATGGCCTGAGCAGCATCAACCCCGACGACATCGAAGAGATGACCGTGCTGAAAGGGGCCACTGCTGCCGCGCTCTATGGCTCGCGGGCCAAAGACGGTGTGGTGATGATTACCACCAAAAGCCGGGGTTCGGGCAAAGGGTTTGGCGTTACGTACAATACCAACTTCACGGCTGACACGCCCCTTGATTTCACTGATTTTCAGTACGAATACGGGCAGGGCGAAGGCGGCAAACGACCTACCACGCCCAACCCTACGTCGGGTGTGTGGAGCTTTGGCGAGAAGTTTCAGCCGGGCATGACCCAGATTCTGTTCGACAACGAGACCTGGCCCTACGAGCCGGTGCGCAACCGGGTGCGCAAGTTTTACAGAACTGGCACCAACTTTACCAACACTGTGACGGTGTCGAACAGCGGCCAGAACGGCGGCTTCAGCCTGTCGTTTGGCAACACCGACAGCAAGGGCATCATGCCCAACAACACCTTCAACCGGAAAGTCATCAACCTCGGTTTCACGCAGAACATCAGCCCGAAACTGACCGCGCTGGGCAACATCAACTACTCGAAAGAAGACAATGTGAACCCGCCCCAGCTAAACACGCAGGACCTGACGGTGCAGACGGTGATTTTTACGCTGGCGAATTCGATGCCATTCGAAGCGTTGCAACAGAATCAGACTCTGCCCAACGGCGACGAGTTTGTGTTTTCGCGGTTTCTGGTACGCAACAACCCGTATTACTCGATGAACAACAAGTTCGAGAACGTGAAGCGCGACCGGATTTTTGGCAATCTGGCACTGAAATATCAGTTTACGCCCTGGCTCTACGTGCAGGGCCGACTGGCACAGGACTCGTATATCCGTAATCAGGATTACAATATTCCGAACGGCTATGCGCCCATTCCCCGCGCCCCGACGGGTTTCGTAAACGGGTCGTACACGCAGGACGTGCGGCAGAACATCGAGCGTAACCTCGACCTGATTATCGGGGCTAACAAAACCTTCGGCAGCATCGGCGTCGACCTGACGCTGGGCGGCAATGCCCGCTACGCCCGCAATGACTACAACAGCGTGACGGTGCAGGATTTTGTGCAGCCGGGCCTGTACACGGTCATGAATGGCCGCATCAAAGACCCCCTCTACGCACTGGCCGAGAAAAAAATCAATTCGCTGTTCGGGGCCGCTACGCTGTCGTACAAAGAGTTTCTGTTTTTCAACGCCACGGCCCGCAACGACTGGTTTTCAACGCTCGCCCCCGATAATCGCAGCATTTTGTATCCATCGGTCGGAACCAGCTTTGTATTCTCGCAAGCGTTCGATAACCTGCCGACCTGGCTGAGTTTCGGTAAACTGCGGGCTACCTACGCACAGGTAGGTTCCGACAATGTTGACCCGTACTCGAACGCGCTGTATTTCTCAGTCGATAACAACCAGTTTCCAAACCCGTCGGGGCAGTTGGTGCCGGTGGGCGGGATCAACACCGGTCAGGTGCCCAACCGAAACCTGCGCCCGCTCAGGATTCAGGAATCGGAAGTGGGGCTGGAACTGAAGCTGTTCCAGAATAAAGTCGGCTTCGACTTCACCTACTACTACAAACTGACCGACGACCAGATTCTGGCAGCTCAAATCTCCGATGCGTCGTCGTATACCAGCAAGCTCATTAACGTGGGGCGGAGTATGAACCAGGGAATTGAGATGCTGCTGACGTTTTCGCCCGTCAATACGCGTTCGTTTCAGTGGAACGTAAGTGCCAATGTGGCTTATAACACCTCGAAAGTACTGCGGCTGGGTCTGTCGCCCAACGATACTGTTATTACCGTGAGCGGGGGAGGTGGCCGGGTGCTGAATCAGGTAGTCGGCAAGCCGATTGGGCAACTGTATACGTTTACGTACCTGCGCGATGCGCAGGGGCGGCAGGTATTTGACCGGAACAGCGGGTTGCCAATCCGCAATAACGTATTGCAAAACGTAGGCAGCGCATTGCCGCTCTATTTCGGTGGTATTACCAATACGTTCAGCTTCAAAGGTATCACGCTGTCTACGCTCATCGACTTCAAACTGGGGCACAAAATGATTGCGGGCCGCAACATCAACTACGTGCGGCACGGGCTGTCGAAACGGACGCTGCCGGGCCGCGACGTGGGCTACGTAATCGGCAACGGCGTGAACCCCAACGGCGAGGTAAACAAAACGCAGGTGGCGGTGCAACCGTTCTACGAATCGATTAACCCGCTGGGTATCAACGAAGATTTCGTAAACAACGCCGGATTCTGGAAGCTGCGGCAAATTTCGCTCGGCTATGATTTTACGAAGCTGCTACCCGAACGCTTCTTTATCAAAGGTCTTCGGCTGAACGCCGTGGCGAACAACGTGCTGGTCATCAAAAAGTGGACCGAGAACATGGACCCTGAAGAGGTGCTGGTATCGTCGGACAACGCCGTTGGGCTGGATTTCTGGCCCGGCCTGCCACCCGTGCGGAGTGTTGGCTTTAATCTGAATGCCCGGTTTTGA
- a CDS encoding PQQ-binding-like beta-propeller repeat protein — MKSTIFLLLIAILLSLVGLQLPGHLPHDEPVGDADWPKYGGNAAGNRYSPLTQINAGNVAKLRVAWTFDTGENSNPAEPGLEIQCQPIMVGGVLYGTTPRLKLFAVDAATGRERWRFDPFADPAKPPRFHPIRGVVYWEDGADKRVLYSVGSSLYAIDAQTGRLIDSFGQNGTVDLHEGLGSRETIGHDVAEYAVRSTTPGVIYRDLLIMGSSVSEGGDALPGYIRAFNVRTGRLVWTFHTIPLPGEYGYETWSKDSYRKLGGANCWAGMVVDEKRGVVYAGTGSPSVDFYGGARKGQNLFANCVLALDAQMGKRLWHFQTVHHDLWDRDLPCPPNLLTVTHNGRRIDAVAQATKDGYVFVFDRDTGKPLFPVREIPVATSPALPGEQPWPTQPVPTKPAPFARQELNEAVLTDRTPEARAYALERFRNSRRAGTHPPPSEEGSLIYAVGGGAEWGGTAADPDGIFYVNSNNMLWWLKMRDSRMQASGIAKTRGANLFNTNCSVCHDISGRQAKESKATQAYPDLSNVGKRLNASQIQQLLANGRGRMPSFQHLAQKDRDALVDFLLKLPGAAPATASNDIHQSAEVAPATAANDFPYLPPYLNNGYTQFRDPDGYPAIKPPWGTLNAIDLNTGEYVWQVPLGEYPELTKQGVPPTGTENHGGPLVTAGGLVFIAATYDEKLRAFDRRTGKVVWEYKLPAGGFATPITYRLGNRQYIVLAAGGTRQNLKPGGSYLAFALPD; from the coding sequence ATGAAATCGACTATTTTTCTGCTCCTCATCGCTATTCTGCTCAGCCTTGTGGGCTTGCAGTTGCCCGGTCATCTACCGCACGACGAGCCGGTGGGCGATGCCGACTGGCCGAAGTATGGCGGCAACGCAGCCGGGAATCGGTATTCGCCATTAACGCAGATCAACGCGGGTAACGTGGCGAAACTGCGCGTGGCCTGGACGTTCGACACGGGCGAAAACAGCAATCCCGCTGAGCCGGGCCTGGAGATTCAATGCCAGCCGATTATGGTTGGGGGCGTTTTGTATGGCACCACGCCCCGGCTGAAACTCTTCGCCGTAGATGCCGCTACAGGACGCGAACGCTGGCGATTTGACCCCTTTGCCGACCCCGCCAAGCCGCCCCGTTTTCATCCGATTCGGGGGGTAGTTTATTGGGAAGACGGAGCCGATAAGCGCGTTCTGTACTCGGTGGGTTCGTCGCTGTACGCCATCGACGCGCAAACGGGCCGACTTATCGACAGTTTCGGACAGAACGGGACTGTTGATTTACACGAGGGGCTGGGGTCGCGCGAGACCATCGGCCATGACGTGGCTGAATACGCCGTTCGATCAACGACGCCGGGCGTGATTTATCGCGATTTGCTGATTATGGGGTCGAGCGTGTCAGAGGGGGGCGATGCGCTGCCGGGCTACATTCGGGCGTTCAACGTGCGCACGGGCCGGTTGGTCTGGACGTTTCACACCATCCCGCTCCCCGGCGAATACGGCTACGAAACCTGGTCGAAGGATTCGTACCGGAAACTGGGCGGAGCCAACTGCTGGGCGGGCATGGTAGTCGATGAGAAACGGGGCGTAGTCTACGCCGGAACGGGGTCGCCCTCGGTCGATTTTTACGGCGGAGCACGCAAGGGGCAGAACCTGTTTGCCAACTGCGTACTGGCCTTAGACGCCCAAATGGGAAAGCGATTGTGGCATTTTCAGACCGTGCATCACGACCTCTGGGACCGCGATTTGCCCTGCCCGCCAAACCTGCTGACCGTCACGCACAACGGTCGCCGGATTGATGCCGTAGCACAGGCTACGAAAGATGGTTACGTGTTTGTGTTTGATCGGGATACGGGCAAGCCGCTGTTTCCGGTTCGGGAAATACCCGTGGCAACTTCGCCCGCCCTGCCCGGCGAACAGCCGTGGCCCACGCAGCCCGTGCCGACAAAACCCGCGCCCTTTGCCCGTCAGGAGTTGAACGAAGCGGTTCTTACTGACCGGACACCCGAAGCGCGGGCCTATGCCTTAGAACGGTTTCGCAATAGCCGACGTGCCGGTACGCACCCACCTCCCAGCGAAGAAGGTTCACTGATTTACGCCGTTGGGGGCGGTGCCGAATGGGGCGGTACGGCTGCCGACCCCGATGGTATTTTTTATGTGAACAGCAACAACATGCTCTGGTGGCTGAAGATGCGCGACAGCCGGATGCAGGCCAGCGGCATAGCTAAGACGCGGGGTGCGAATTTGTTCAATACCAACTGTTCGGTCTGTCACGATATTAGCGGTCGCCAGGCTAAGGAATCGAAAGCAACACAGGCATATCCTGACCTGAGCAACGTGGGCAAACGGCTGAATGCCAGTCAGATTCAGCAATTACTGGCAAATGGCCGGGGCCGAATGCCTTCGTTTCAGCACCTCGCACAGAAAGACCGGGATGCCCTTGTCGATTTTCTGCTCAAACTACCCGGTGCGGCTCCGGCAACGGCATCGAACGACATACACCAGTCGGCAGAGGTGGCTCCGGCAACGGCTGCTAACGACTTCCCGTACCTGCCGCCATACCTGAACAACGGCTACACCCAGTTTCGCGATCCCGATGGCTACCCGGCTATCAAACCACCCTGGGGAACGCTCAATGCCATTGACCTCAACACGGGCGAATACGTCTGGCAGGTGCCGCTGGGCGAATACCCTGAACTAACAAAGCAGGGCGTTCCGCCCACTGGCACCGAAAACCACGGCGGGCCGCTCGTAACGGCAGGTGGGCTGGTGTTCATTGCCGCCACCTACGACGAAAAATTGCGGGCGTTCGACCGGCGAACCGGGAAGGTTGTGTGGGAATATAAACTACCCGCTGGTGGTTTTGCGACGCCTATAACGTACCGACTCGGCAACCGGCAATACATTGTACTGGCCGCTGGAGGAACCCGCCAGAACCTGAAACCGGGTGGTTCGTACCTGGCTTTTGCTTTGCCGGATTGA
- a CDS encoding enolase C-terminal domain-like protein, protein MNQSRRNTLKLLSTGAATGLSGLFTADVSAQAQNQTKPAYANGMAPVRVKSVKAIATAPQGSNLIVVKVETTEPGLYGLGCATFTQRAVAVVTAINTYLNEFCVGRDVDNIEDMWQAAYVSSYWRNGPVLNNALSGLDEALWDIKGKRAGMPVYKLLGGKARFAVPCYSHAGGTTPEAVADDVQRLMGLGFKYIRIQQGGYGAVGALNQKPDFKEAGFGMETDQYMNERVYLKSVPAMFEVVRKRCGDEIELLHDIHERVQPMDAINMIKAVEQYRPFFIEDPFSPENMEWFRQLRQSTTVPIAMGELFNNINEFKEPMVNRMFDFIRCHVSQIGGITPAMKVARLGEWFNVRTAWHGPGDVSPVGHAAHAHIDLAVWNFGIQEAVNFSDKMKAVFSGCPTMKNGYMSVNEVPGLGVDIDEKEAAKYPITTKSNWQVRKADGTIIRP, encoded by the coding sequence ATGAATCAATCTCGACGCAATACCCTCAAACTCCTCAGCACCGGCGCAGCTACCGGCCTGAGCGGACTGTTTACTGCCGATGTATCGGCGCAGGCGCAAAATCAGACGAAACCAGCCTACGCCAACGGTATGGCCCCCGTGCGCGTGAAGAGCGTGAAAGCCATCGCCACCGCCCCGCAAGGCTCCAACCTGATTGTGGTGAAAGTTGAAACCACCGAGCCGGGGCTTTATGGGCTGGGCTGCGCTACCTTCACGCAACGGGCCGTGGCAGTCGTAACGGCTATCAACACCTACCTCAACGAGTTCTGCGTGGGTCGCGACGTCGATAATATCGAAGATATGTGGCAGGCGGCTTATGTCAGTTCGTACTGGCGCAACGGTCCGGTGCTGAACAATGCACTCAGCGGTTTGGACGAAGCCTTATGGGACATTAAGGGAAAACGCGCCGGTATGCCCGTTTACAAACTGCTGGGTGGCAAAGCCCGGTTTGCCGTGCCCTGCTACAGTCACGCAGGCGGCACCACGCCCGAAGCTGTAGCCGACGACGTACAGCGGCTGATGGGGCTGGGCTTCAAGTACATTCGTATTCAGCAGGGCGGCTACGGGGCAGTGGGTGCGCTGAATCAGAAACCCGATTTCAAGGAAGCGGGCTTCGGCATGGAAACCGACCAGTACATGAACGAGCGCGTGTACCTGAAATCAGTGCCCGCCATGTTCGAGGTGGTGCGCAAACGCTGTGGCGACGAAATTGAACTGTTGCACGATATTCACGAGCGGGTGCAGCCGATGGACGCCATCAACATGATTAAGGCCGTGGAGCAATACCGCCCGTTTTTTATCGAAGACCCGTTTTCGCCCGAAAACATGGAATGGTTCCGGCAACTGCGGCAATCGACCACCGTGCCGATTGCTATGGGTGAGTTGTTCAACAACATCAACGAATTCAAGGAGCCGATGGTAAACCGTATGTTCGACTTCATCCGTTGCCACGTATCGCAGATTGGTGGCATCACGCCCGCCATGAAAGTGGCGCGGTTGGGCGAGTGGTTCAACGTCCGAACGGCCTGGCACGGCCCCGGCGATGTCTCGCCCGTTGGTCACGCGGCCCACGCGCACATCGATCTGGCCGTCTGGAACTTCGGTATTCAGGAGGCCGTAAATTTTTCAGACAAGATGAAAGCTGTTTTTTCGGGTTGCCCAACTATGAAAAACGGCTATATGTCGGTCAACGAAGTACCGGGATTAGGTGTGGACATCGATGAGAAAGAAGCGGCCAAATACCCCATCACCACCAAGTCGAACTGGCAGGTACGGAAAGCCGATGGTACCATTATCAGACCTTGA
- a CDS encoding 2-dehydro-3-deoxygalactonokinase → MTTTLLCCDWGTTAFRLRLMTVEDQRCVGELRTQSGIARTFSDWKTDGRPKRVSQEDFFRHRLKTYIGQLAVQVQHSLAGTPVLISGMASSSIGMTEVPYAGLPFALDGSQASIRFFESQSDFPHELGLISGVASSNDVMRGEETQLIGAVSLLSWAAQPDKSVFIFPGTHAKHLFVENEQLTHFETFMTGELFGLMAKHSILADSVETADLTSLSEADEAAFRQGVRQSITKPMLAALFTVRTNDLFDRLTKRQNALYLSGLLIGSELGHLLQKTDWPIRLCSSPNLATVYTLAIDELKLTHRTTLVPPDLIDRAAPAGQLQVYQQKREKQPI, encoded by the coding sequence ATGACAACTACTTTACTATGTTGCGATTGGGGTACTACGGCCTTTCGGCTGCGGTTAATGACCGTTGAAGACCAGCGATGCGTAGGTGAACTACGTACCCAGTCGGGTATTGCCCGAACGTTTAGCGACTGGAAAACAGACGGTCGCCCGAAGCGGGTGTCGCAGGAAGATTTTTTCCGGCATCGGCTGAAAACATACATCGGCCAGTTGGCGGTGCAGGTACAGCATAGTTTGGCCGGTACGCCCGTTCTGATCTCAGGCATGGCGTCGTCGTCGATTGGTATGACCGAGGTGCCGTATGCCGGTTTGCCGTTCGCCCTCGATGGCAGTCAGGCCAGCATCCGGTTCTTTGAATCGCAATCCGATTTTCCGCACGAATTGGGGTTGATTTCGGGCGTTGCCAGCTCGAACGACGTGATGCGGGGCGAAGAAACCCAACTTATCGGCGCGGTGTCGCTGCTGAGCTGGGCTGCTCAACCAGACAAATCGGTATTTATTTTTCCGGGTACACATGCCAAACATTTGTTCGTCGAAAACGAGCAGCTAACTCATTTCGAGACGTTTATGACCGGCGAACTGTTCGGGCTAATGGCAAAACACAGTATTCTGGCCGATTCGGTCGAGACCGCCGACCTGACGAGTTTGTCGGAAGCCGACGAAGCCGCTTTCCGGCAGGGTGTCCGGCAATCAATAACAAAACCTATGCTGGCGGCTCTGTTTACGGTTCGCACCAATGACCTGTTCGACCGACTGACCAAACGGCAAAACGCGCTGTATCTGAGCGGTTTGCTGATTGGGTCGGAATTGGGCCATCTGCTGCAAAAAACCGACTGGCCTATCAGGCTGTGCAGTAGCCCGAATTTGGCAACGGTCTATACGCTGGCAATCGATGAACTTAAGCTCACGCACCGTACTACGCTCGTACCGCCCGACTTGATTGACCGCGCTGCTCCGGCGGGACAATTACAGGTTTATCAGCAAAAGCGCGAAAAACAACCCATTTGA
- the dgoD gene encoding galactonate dehydratase, translating into MKTNLSRRNAIQSVLGLAGTSFFLPETSYAEKPEPFRDYGNVKITRLETFLVKPRWIFLKIHTDAGIVGLGEPLLEGRALTIQTAIKEVEPYLIGKDPRRVVHHWQAIYRHAFYRGGPILTSALSGIDQALWDIKGKLLNVPIYELLGGPTRDRVRVYGRAANADDMKKRVQEGFTVIKTGVAKKNPANIVENPRFVKYAIDNFASLRDAGGPDMDIAIDFHGAISPQLAKVLIKELEPYQPMFVEEPCQAQNVDVMADIARGTHLPIATGERIFTKWGFREILEKGAASILQPDLCHAGGITEGRLIAGMAEAYYAPIAPHNPMGPISLATGLQLAASVPNFLVQEQVTLGEGYLKNPFKLQKDGTVLIPTKPGLGIELDDDQMKDKIGHDWKNPETYNALDGSVVDW; encoded by the coding sequence ATGAAAACAAATCTCTCCCGGCGCAACGCCATTCAATCGGTACTCGGTCTGGCCGGTACAAGCTTCTTTCTGCCCGAAACGTCGTATGCCGAAAAGCCCGAACCGTTTCGCGATTATGGCAACGTGAAAATTACCCGGCTCGAAACGTTTCTGGTGAAACCGCGCTGGATTTTTCTGAAAATTCATACCGATGCAGGCATCGTAGGTTTGGGCGAACCGCTGCTTGAGGGGCGGGCATTGACCATTCAAACGGCTATCAAAGAAGTGGAACCGTACCTGATCGGGAAAGACCCGCGTCGGGTGGTGCATCACTGGCAGGCCATTTACCGGCACGCCTTCTACCGGGGCGGGCCAATTCTGACGAGTGCGCTCAGCGGCATCGATCAGGCTTTGTGGGACATTAAAGGCAAACTGCTCAACGTGCCGATTTATGAACTGCTCGGTGGTCCCACCCGCGACCGGGTGCGCGTGTATGGCCGGGCTGCCAACGCCGACGACATGAAGAAGCGGGTGCAGGAGGGTTTCACGGTCATTAAAACGGGCGTGGCGAAGAAAAATCCGGCCAACATTGTCGAGAATCCGCGATTTGTGAAATACGCTATCGATAATTTTGCGTCGCTGCGCGATGCCGGTGGGCCAGACATGGACATCGCCATCGATTTCCACGGAGCCATTTCGCCCCAGTTGGCGAAGGTGCTCATCAAAGAATTAGAGCCGTATCAGCCCATGTTCGTGGAAGAACCCTGCCAGGCACAGAATGTGGACGTGATGGCCGACATTGCGCGGGGTACGCACCTGCCCATTGCTACCGGTGAGCGGATTTTTACCAAGTGGGGCTTTCGGGAGATTCTCGAAAAAGGTGCGGCCAGTATTCTGCAACCTGATTTGTGCCACGCCGGAGGCATCACCGAGGGGCGGCTGATTGCGGGCATGGCCGAAGCCTATTACGCGCCCATTGCCCCGCACAATCCGATGGGGCCAATTTCGCTGGCAACGGGTTTGCAATTGGCGGCATCTGTCCCCAACTTTCTGGTGCAGGAACAGGTGACGCTCGGGGAAGGCTACCTCAAAAATCCGTTCAAACTGCAAAAAGATGGCACCGTGCTGATTCCGACAAAGCCGGGATTAGGCATCGAACTCGACGACGATCAGATGAAAGATAAAATTGGTCACGACTGGAAAAACCCCGAAACCTACAACGCCCTCGATGGTTCGGTAGTAGACTGGTGA